A part of Methanobacterium bryantii genomic DNA contains:
- a CDS encoding P-loop NTPase, translating into MLDWSKIDNDKDFQRLINHLFALECNSPGFIPSSPYIGADGGWDGYFKGIYPPEGSDGIWSIQAKWTKYSLDDAFKAIKPRIKEELKKAVENNVEHIRIVTNAELRVGHITELEELVHTEEIIEELKGLINNAKIHTLKIWAREDLNQRIELQPYLRHLFFDLYQYPKFVPPNFSKFTKGLELSNLNSNFDKYLEKAEKFVSEKGKSVLIIHSSGDYGKTYLINEIAKNVHKINSELQCWMVNPGYREMKSALQDEIVSERKYLLIFDDADRYLEEISPLLSFCKHHNEHIKVILACREAGLKYICDVIKNEQIQDFYESLKIQRWAKNDLIQLLKEITEEDRLEFEEIAVRYSSPSLMVFIGNRIRNKANCDFDKFEEKYVDKLTCDAKRCLEDFIDPQEVKDFLLNIACIIPFSEEDNIVLEKITNEFNLKELEVKEMIRNLKDGGVLRNVGGYIRFDPDLKGDLFLAYELKKLSNEKIENLINTWLLICADRVFINLEEAFAYEQIDSLKDILSEMINNWIINALKTDGYSRIQNLNLLKEMCIIVPENCLDIMNVYLDAEAPISKDPTAKFWGMENRSPRTGNYSPIILKLMNFDKLRKDLVILIEKITSKNFDFPFFNSTSSQLIKRFVDPTENSINSIIETLDVFDEWLDNPNEVRIELISTALSEVLLGAHDQKVLIQMRIYWWEVPQPRTNKIIEMRKKALDVLKRMTSYSSGKYLKKSIEVANNIGRTTKVEEDLPISDIILHENEEFIDTVGQLITDETDFEVLIEIEGLFLDWWARKKVHPHKIQKYLSKISKNIEYVTFKYFEGNFVVEDFDSFFEAFERESAVEDGWKWFLDKKVEYRKNTYKPAHYKNFVSKLNKIYKTENQVLILLLDLEKRLKDSRVNAPIINCWVKFNSGLFLSIRNENNVWNRVPKRFKREIDIALSEIDVNHIKILSKEVLPNITSEFYFEIETFLISMGNTDNLKTINLWILELLNKGNSKIRWLVISYIDLIFRDKLVHDCRIRYLILAISKENELSDEMVDRIDLEILFLNGKLNFINPNVLNCFKKDLIKKMKDVPDITEKQEILNFILDDIDLVIEFIDYRLNKYKDIRKLEVRPEYNPLPFDGIQSIKKCINSFEDFEKFMNKIIEWDENIKWGKRFLIDIKSNILICKKESGKLFIEEYIENKAKNGEIESVIESLNFLPFEEERIPFIINISEDIIKSKALNANKIEKLFYRKSRLEDGYSTIAGEVPKELLEKKALFEKIQEKAKPGRLRSIINNCIKRIDQEIEWHVKRDEETLNPRR; encoded by the coding sequence ATGCTTGATTGGAGTAAAATAGACAATGATAAAGATTTTCAACGCTTAATAAATCATTTATTTGCTTTAGAATGTAATTCGCCAGGATTTATCCCAAGTAGCCCCTATATTGGGGCTGATGGGGGATGGGATGGATATTTTAAAGGTATTTATCCTCCAGAAGGTAGTGATGGTATTTGGTCGATTCAGGCTAAATGGACAAAATATTCTCTTGATGATGCATTTAAAGCTATTAAGCCCCGTATTAAAGAAGAACTAAAAAAAGCTGTAGAAAATAATGTTGAACATATTAGGATAGTTACAAATGCAGAATTAAGAGTAGGTCATATAACGGAATTAGAAGAATTAGTACACACTGAAGAAATAATTGAAGAATTAAAAGGATTAATAAATAATGCAAAAATACATACTTTAAAAATTTGGGCTAGAGAAGATTTGAATCAAAGAATAGAATTACAACCATATTTGAGACATCTTTTTTTTGATTTGTATCAGTATCCTAAGTTTGTGCCTCCAAATTTTAGTAAATTTACGAAAGGGCTTGAATTATCCAATTTAAATTCTAATTTTGATAAATATTTAGAAAAAGCAGAAAAATTTGTTAGTGAAAAGGGTAAAAGTGTTTTAATAATTCATTCATCGGGAGATTATGGAAAAACTTATCTTATAAATGAAATAGCTAAAAATGTCCATAAAATTAATTCTGAATTACAATGTTGGATGGTTAATCCAGGTTATAGGGAAATGAAATCTGCTTTACAAGATGAAATTGTCAGTGAAAGGAAATATCTTCTTATTTTTGATGATGCTGACAGATATTTGGAAGAAATTTCACCGCTTTTATCTTTTTGTAAACATCATAATGAGCACATTAAAGTTATTTTAGCTTGTAGAGAAGCAGGATTGAAATACATTTGTGATGTAATTAAAAATGAACAAATTCAAGACTTTTATGAGAGTTTAAAGATTCAACGATGGGCAAAAAATGATTTAATTCAACTTTTAAAGGAAATTACTGAAGAAGACAGACTTGAGTTTGAAGAAATAGCAGTTAGATACTCTTCACCATCTTTAATGGTTTTTATAGGAAATCGAATTAGAAATAAAGCTAATTGCGACTTTGATAAATTTGAAGAGAAATACGTTGATAAATTAACTTGTGATGCAAAAAGATGTTTAGAAGATTTTATTGATCCTCAAGAAGTTAAAGATTTCTTGCTAAACATTGCATGTATAATTCCATTTTCAGAAGAAGATAATATAGTATTAGAAAAAATAACTAATGAATTCAATCTCAAAGAATTAGAAGTAAAAGAAATGATTAGAAATTTAAAGGATGGAGGAGTATTAAGGAACGTTGGAGGTTATATACGGTTTGATCCGGATTTAAAAGGTGATTTATTCCTTGCATATGAACTTAAAAAACTATCAAATGAGAAAATTGAGAATTTGATAAATACGTGGCTCCTTATATGTGCAGATAGAGTTTTTATCAACTTAGAAGAAGCTTTTGCATATGAACAGATTGATTCACTTAAAGATATTCTTTCTGAAATGATTAATAATTGGATTATAAATGCTTTAAAAACTGATGGATATTCAAGAATACAAAATTTAAATTTATTGAAAGAAATGTGCATTATTGTTCCTGAAAATTGCTTAGATATAATGAATGTTTATTTAGATGCTGAAGCCCCAATTTCAAAGGATCCTACTGCTAAATTTTGGGGTATGGAAAATCGATCTCCTAGAACCGGTAATTATTCACCTATAATTCTTAAACTTATGAATTTCGATAAATTAAGAAAAGATTTAGTTATATTAATAGAGAAGATAACATCTAAGAACTTTGACTTCCCTTTTTTTAATTCTACATCCTCGCAGTTAATTAAAAGATTTGTTGATCCAACTGAAAATAGTATAAACTCGATAATTGAAACTTTAGATGTTTTTGATGAATGGCTAGATAACCCCAATGAAGTTAGAATTGAATTAATATCAACTGCATTATCTGAAGTTTTATTAGGGGCTCATGATCAAAAAGTCTTAATCCAGATGAGAATATATTGGTGGGAAGTACCTCAACCTAGAACAAATAAAATTATTGAAATGCGAAAGAAAGCTTTAGATGTTTTAAAAAGGATGACAAGTTACTCATCAGGTAAATATCTAAAAAAGAGTATTGAAGTAGCAAATAATATAGGGCGAACTACAAAAGTTGAAGAAGATTTACCGATATCAGATATAATATTACATGAAAATGAAGAATTTATTGATACAGTTGGACAGTTAATTACTGATGAAACTGATTTTGAAGTTTTAATTGAGATTGAAGGTTTATTTTTAGATTGGTGGGCTCGAAAAAAAGTACATCCACATAAAATCCAAAAATATCTATCTAAAATCTCTAAAAACATAGAATATGTTACATTTAAATATTTTGAGGGTAATTTTGTAGTTGAAGATTTTGATTCATTTTTTGAAGCCTTTGAAAGAGAATCAGCAGTAGAAGATGGATGGAAATGGTTTTTGGATAAAAAAGTTGAATATAGAAAAAACACATATAAACCCGCTCACTACAAGAATTTTGTTAGTAAATTAAATAAAATATATAAAACTGAAAATCAAGTTCTAATCCTTTTGCTAGATTTAGAGAAACGTCTTAAGGATAGTAGGGTTAATGCTCCCATAATTAATTGTTGGGTTAAATTTAATTCTGGTTTATTCTTGAGCATTAGAAATGAGAATAACGTTTGGAATAGAGTTCCAAAAAGATTTAAAAGAGAAATTGATATAGCTTTAAGTGAAATTGATGTGAATCATATTAAAATATTATCTAAAGAAGTTTTACCTAATATAACATCTGAATTTTATTTTGAGATAGAAACATTTCTTATATCTATGGGTAACACTGATAATCTTAAGACTATAAATTTATGGATATTAGAACTTTTAAATAAGGGTAATTCCAAAATTAGATGGCTAGTTATTTCATATATTGATCTAATTTTTAGAGATAAATTGGTTCATGATTGTAGAATTAGGTACTTAATATTAGCTATTTCAAAAGAAAATGAATTAAGTGATGAAATGGTTGATCGAATAGACCTTGAAATTCTTTTTTTGAATGGAAAATTAAATTTTATCAATCCGAATGTACTCAATTGCTTTAAGAAGGATTTAATTAAAAAAATGAAAGATGTTCCTGATATTACTGAAAAACAAGAAATATTAAATTTTATTTTAGATGATATTGATTTAGTTATTGAATTCATAGATTATCGTCTTAATAAATATAAAGATATTAGAAAGTTAGAAGTAAGGCCGGAATACAATCCCCTCCCTTTTGATGGTATTCAAAGTATTAAAAAATGCATTAATTCATTTGAAGACTTTGAAAAATTTATGAATAAAATCATAGAATGGGATGAAAATATAAAATGGGGAAAACGTTTTTTGATAGATATTAAATCTAATATATTAATCTGTAAAAAAGAATCAGGAAAACTATTTATTGAAGAATATATTGAAAATAAGGCTAAAAATGGCGAAATTGAAAGTGTAATTGAATCACTTAATTTTTTACCATTTGAAGAGGAAAGAATTCCATTTATAATTAATATTTCAGAAGATATTATAAAATCTAAGGCTTTAAATGCCAATAAAATAGAAAAACTATTTTATAGAAAATCAAGGCTTGAAGATGGATATAGCACCATAGCTGGTGAAGTTCCTAAAGAATTACTTGAAAAAAAAGCATTATTTGAGAAAATACAAGAAAAAGCAAAGCCGGGTAGATTAAGAAGCATTATAAATAATTGTATAAAACGTATAGATCAAGAAATTGAATGGCATGTAAAACGGGATGAAGAAACACTAAATCCTCGAAGATAA
- a CDS encoding tyrosine-type recombinase/integrase yields MSNKKVMPVEDESLFIEFCDNRGLSKGSILAYRTSLQKYSDFTNMSLEELIQQAEDEEEEQIRMKRRKIRSYLMDFRKYLNEQKFASNYVSQVISQVRTFYSEYEVELPKKFRRQSRRDKVQETFEDIPTMDDVKKSLDYSSPTYRAITLLCVSSGMSRAEVCSLTFKDFYKAVGLREDLMKTIPDLIEKIKEIDDLIPMWKIHRIKTGKAYFTFNSPETTDAILDYLDQHYRDYAWQPKPEDQLFRQYNKPITPDSVTVQYQRINKRAGFPKINGRVHIRPHSLRKVFATTLEKNRMPHLMSRWMLGHTIEGTTNAYFKADPESIKEEYIEIVDKLSTSKVKVKIIRTGYDEVQSKLEDMRLRQTLYERQMRALKEDKELKSND; encoded by the coding sequence ATGTCCAATAAAAAAGTGATGCCAGTCGAAGATGAATCACTATTTATAGAATTCTGTGATAACAGAGGGTTATCTAAAGGAAGTATTCTAGCTTATAGAACCAGTCTACAGAAATACAGTGATTTTACTAACATGAGTTTAGAAGAACTTATACAACAAGCAGAAGATGAAGAAGAAGAGCAAATAAGAATGAAGAGGAGAAAGATTCGTTCTTATTTAATGGATTTCCGTAAATATCTAAATGAACAAAAATTTGCTAGTAATTATGTTAGTCAAGTAATCAGCCAAGTAAGAACATTTTATAGTGAATATGAAGTCGAATTACCTAAAAAATTCCGTAGACAATCCAGAAGAGATAAAGTTCAAGAGACGTTTGAGGATATACCAACTATGGATGATGTTAAAAAGTCATTAGATTATTCAAGCCCTACTTATCGAGCTATAACTTTATTATGTGTTTCATCTGGAATGAGCAGAGCTGAAGTATGTAGTTTGACATTTAAAGATTTTTATAAAGCTGTTGGTTTACGTGAGGACTTAATGAAAACTATACCTGACTTAATAGAAAAAATTAAAGAGATAGATGATTTAATTCCAATGTGGAAAATTCATAGAATTAAGACCGGTAAAGCTTATTTTACTTTTAACAGCCCTGAAACCACAGATGCTATTCTTGATTATTTAGATCAACATTACAGAGATTATGCTTGGCAACCAAAACCTGAAGACCAATTATTTAGACAATATAATAAACCAATCACTCCAGATTCTGTAACAGTCCAATATCAACGTATCAATAAACGGGCAGGATTTCCAAAAATTAATGGACGAGTGCATATCAGACCTCACAGTTTAAGGAAAGTTTTTGCTACAACATTAGAGAAGAATAGAATGCCTCATTTAATGAGTAGATGGATGTTAGGTCATACAATTGAAGGAACTACAAATGCATATTTTAAAGCTGATCCAGAATCGATTAAAGAAGAATATATTGAAATTGTTGATAAGTTATCTACAAGTAAAGTCAAAGTTAAAATTATTAGAACTGGCTATGATGAAGTTCAATCTAAACTTGAAGATATGAGATTAAGACAAACATTATATGAAAGACAAATGAGGGCATTAAAAGAGGATAAAGAATTAAAATCTAACGATTAA
- a CDS encoding STT3 domain-containing protein, with product MNTKILLSKAKPIIIIVLLFILAFSLRADAININGVPQNYTSLFEDSNGLPYFSEMDSYYNYRMTQDVLDHGYVGDTIINGTNWDLHGYYPSGRTAMSTPLLAYMTAFTYKLANSFGNIPLNEVCIWLAPFVASLAVIPAYLFVRRLTNDYGGIAAGILVGLAPAYFMHTFAGFFDTDMFNMIFPIIVAGFFILSMLTKDIKTRSIYVALSAISLLVYSIAWEGWWYMFYIIVGTGIIYLLVSNYLFKMKTIRSFNEFSSKKEWLLEQPALFSFIMFIVLSSILMSIYMGPVGFASSLISSIGFSQLQATVTGTSYPNIYVSVGELHVPDLSSVVSEVGGIVPFVLGILVVPLLLWKLKPEGTKKENNIQQAPKRKSKPRRKAKKTKTEIIPENIKNNTIKDPQILENKKHYLLYAVLFIVWLSLMGFALTQGSRFLEQFSLPIALGAGVFVGLITPYIKKHVQNVKYYALVVAIVIAAVVYSPVYGAYTTSNSVVPGTDDSMYNSLTWIGNNTSNNTVLTSWWDFGHLFAAIADRSVTTDGISQNTPRSYWIGKALTTSNENLSVGILRMLTSSGDQGYTTVENYTGNTSKSVEILDKILPVEKSAAQTILTSQYSFTAEQAQNVLQYTHPDNPAPHELILSTDMVNKAGVWSYFGNWNFQNNTGQGYSYYAGQGVTQQVNGTTVVGTALSNTSAIVAQINGTQIAAGLQYQQNNQTQVMEPHKLIVVQNGSVKLNQVVSNDSEFSIILINQNNTYIMAIMNKELEDSMFTRMFFENGAGLSQFKLVHSEGGALDPYGTQVWNVSS from the coding sequence ATGAATACAAAAATACTATTATCTAAAGCTAAACCTATAATAATCATAGTTTTATTGTTTATTCTAGCATTTAGCCTAAGGGCTGATGCAATTAATATAAATGGAGTGCCTCAAAATTATACTTCATTATTTGAAGATTCCAACGGGCTTCCATACTTCAGTGAAATGGACTCCTACTACAATTACAGGATGACTCAAGATGTTCTGGACCATGGTTATGTGGGAGACACCATAATAAATGGCACCAACTGGGACCTGCATGGATATTATCCATCAGGTAGAACCGCTATGTCTACACCATTACTTGCTTATATGACAGCATTTACCTATAAGTTGGCAAATTCATTTGGCAACATACCTCTAAATGAAGTATGTATCTGGTTAGCGCCATTTGTAGCTTCACTTGCAGTTATTCCAGCTTACCTCTTCGTAAGAAGATTAACCAATGATTATGGAGGAATTGCTGCAGGAATTTTAGTTGGTCTAGCACCCGCATATTTCATGCACACATTTGCTGGATTCTTCGATACAGATATGTTTAACATGATCTTTCCAATCATAGTTGCGGGATTCTTTATCTTGAGCATGCTTACAAAAGACATAAAAACTAGATCGATTTATGTAGCCTTATCTGCTATCTCATTACTGGTTTATTCAATAGCCTGGGAAGGATGGTGGTACATGTTTTATATAATAGTTGGTACTGGAATAATTTACCTTCTAGTTTCAAATTATCTATTTAAAATGAAAACCATCAGGTCATTCAATGAATTTTCCAGCAAAAAGGAATGGCTTTTAGAGCAACCGGCACTATTTTCATTCATCATGTTTATAGTTTTAAGCTCTATCTTGATGAGTATTTACATGGGACCTGTAGGATTTGCAAGTTCTTTAATAAGTTCCATTGGTTTCTCACAATTACAAGCTACTGTCACAGGTACTTCTTACCCTAATATCTACGTATCAGTTGGAGAACTGCATGTACCTGACCTATCTTCAGTTGTAAGTGAAGTTGGAGGAATTGTACCATTTGTGCTTGGTATTTTAGTGGTTCCACTACTGTTATGGAAATTAAAACCAGAAGGAACTAAAAAAGAAAATAACATACAACAAGCACCAAAAAGGAAAAGTAAACCAAGAAGAAAAGCCAAAAAAACTAAAACAGAAATTATCCCAGAAAATATCAAAAACAATACCATTAAAGATCCTCAAATACTGGAAAACAAGAAGCACTATCTGTTATATGCAGTTTTATTTATAGTTTGGCTTTCACTTATGGGCTTCGCTTTAACACAAGGATCTAGATTCCTTGAACAATTTTCACTCCCAATAGCATTAGGTGCAGGAGTCTTTGTAGGTCTAATCACACCTTACATCAAAAAACATGTACAAAATGTTAAATACTATGCACTGGTAGTTGCGATTGTAATTGCAGCCGTAGTATATTCTCCAGTATATGGAGCATACACCACTTCAAATTCAGTAGTTCCAGGTACAGATGATTCAATGTACAACTCATTAACATGGATTGGAAACAACACATCAAATAATACAGTCTTAACATCATGGTGGGACTTCGGCCACTTGTTTGCAGCAATAGCAGATCGATCTGTTACTACTGATGGTATATCTCAAAACACGCCACGTTCCTATTGGATTGGAAAGGCATTAACAACGAGTAATGAAAACCTGTCTGTAGGAATACTAAGGATGCTGACTTCAAGCGGTGACCAGGGTTACACAACTGTTGAAAATTATACAGGAAATACAAGTAAAAGTGTAGAAATACTGGATAAAATTTTACCAGTTGAGAAAAGCGCTGCTCAAACCATACTGACAAGCCAGTACAGCTTTACTGCTGAGCAGGCCCAAAATGTGTTACAATACACACACCCAGATAATCCAGCTCCACACGAGCTTATATTAAGTACCGATATGGTTAACAAAGCAGGTGTGTGGTCCTACTTTGGAAACTGGAACTTCCAAAACAACACTGGACAGGGTTACAGTTACTATGCAGGACAGGGAGTTACCCAGCAGGTTAACGGTACAACCGTTGTTGGAACTGCACTTTCAAATACGTCTGCTATTGTTGCACAGATAAATGGAACTCAAATAGCTGCAGGCCTTCAGTACCAGCAAAATAATCAGACCCAGGTAATGGAGCCTCACAAGTTAATTGTGGTCCAAAACGGCAGCGTAAAACTGAACCAGGTAGTTTCAAATGACAGTGAGTTCAGCATAATCCTTATAAACCAGAATAACACGTATATCATGGCTATAATGAACAAAGAACTGGAAGATTCCATGTTCACAAGGATGTTCTTTGAAAATGGTGCAGGTTTAAGCCAGTTTAAACTTGTACATTCAGAAGGAGGAGCACTGGACCCATACGGAACCCAGGTTTGGAACGTGAGCTCATAG
- a CDS encoding PRC-barrel domain-containing protein, translating into MKATDVLGKKVIDKNAFEVGKVSDLDLDAEKWTIEAIYISSGILGSDLRVPIEDVGKIGDYVTLKIEKTGQ; encoded by the coding sequence ATGAAAGCTACAGACGTTTTAGGAAAAAAAGTCATTGATAAAAATGCATTTGAAGTTGGAAAAGTTTCTGATTTAGATTTAGATGCTGAAAAATGGACTATAGAAGCAATATACATATCTTCAGGAATTTTAGGGTCAGATTTAAGGGTTCCAATTGAAGATGTTGGAAAAATAGGCGACTACGTCACTTTAAAAATTGAAAAAACAGGACAGTAA
- a CDS encoding SIR2 family protein codes for MKKNGYNASIEGKTFETYVTALLRALADKEKREFISQYSPENKWMIMDGYAPRGINDIEGPLAIEIKYSTQRSLIIKTINHLLEQMPDYNILIITPIKSKKTIRDIGPNVTIWDLNDIQDLGHKFSQIRYRFLDKVIPEVPDYILDSSYIWKIVDDSTKEAKYIELNTNKDNYMANIKKAYEDGNLVLFLGSGVSKPRLPNWKELIEKLIIELLAGHGEHIKSLDIDDNEFKSLPYITLGRYIKRGFGTKFAKKLKNALYEGYGHKEDLSSIINSIAELCVSKRIYSIVTYNYDDILEYYLDIKHVKYDEIYHSLQNPSSTSLPIYHVHGYIPLRGHLIDEMGNSIVFAEEEYHLQYKESFSWQNLKQLNLLKEKTVLFIGLGMNDPNLRRLLDLAKEFSPIGPKHYAILEDHWDSKVGEVSNIFRVREEDVFDDLRIGVIWYEYGKHSEIKEILDSISK; via the coding sequence ATGAAAAAAAATGGATATAATGCTTCGATAGAGGGTAAAACCTTTGAAACATATGTTACAGCACTCTTAAGAGCTTTAGCAGATAAAGAAAAAAGAGAATTTATATCTCAATATAGTCCCGAAAATAAATGGATGATTATGGATGGATATGCTCCAAGAGGTATTAATGATATAGAAGGCCCATTAGCTATTGAAATTAAATACAGCACACAACGTTCATTAATAATTAAAACAATAAATCACCTTTTAGAACAAATGCCTGATTACAATATTCTTATTATAACTCCTATAAAATCTAAAAAAACAATTAGAGATATTGGCCCGAATGTAACTATATGGGATTTAAATGATATTCAAGATTTGGGTCATAAATTTTCACAAATACGATATCGATTTTTAGATAAAGTTATTCCTGAAGTACCCGATTATATTCTAGATTCATCTTATATATGGAAAATAGTCGATGACTCGACTAAAGAAGCTAAATATATAGAATTAAATACAAATAAAGATAATTATATGGCGAATATTAAAAAAGCCTATGAAGATGGAAATTTAGTATTATTTTTAGGTTCTGGAGTTTCTAAGCCAAGACTGCCAAATTGGAAGGAATTAATCGAAAAATTAATAATTGAGTTATTAGCCGGTCATGGAGAACATATTAAGTCCTTAGATATTGATGATAATGAATTTAAGTCGCTTCCATATATAACTTTAGGTAGATATATAAAAAGAGGATTTGGCACTAAATTTGCAAAAAAACTTAAAAATGCATTATATGAAGGATATGGTCATAAAGAAGATCTTTCATCTATTATTAACAGTATTGCAGAACTTTGTGTCTCTAAAAGGATTTATTCGATTGTAACTTACAACTATGATGATATTTTAGAATATTATCTAGATATTAAACATGTTAAATACGATGAAATATATCATTCTTTACAAAACCCTTCATCTACTTCATTACCAATATATCATGTACATGGGTATATTCCTCTAAGGGGACATCTTATAGACGAGATGGGCAATTCAATTGTTTTTGCAGAGGAAGAGTATCATTTACAATATAAAGAATCATTTTCTTGGCAGAATTTAAAACAGTTAAACCTATTAAAAGAAAAAACTGTTCTTTTCATTGGTTTAGGCATGAATGATCCTAATCTTAGAAGATTATTAGATTTAGCGAAAGAGTTTTCCCCAATAGGACCTAAACATTATGCAATTCTTGAGGATCATTGGGATTCAAAAGTAGGGGAAGTTTCTAATATTTTTAGGGTTAGAGAAGAGGATGTATTTGATGATCTTAGAATTGGAGTTATATGGTACGAATATGGAAAACATTCAGAAATTAAAGAAATTCTTGATTCTATAAGTAAATAA
- a CDS encoding BaiN/RdsA family NAD(P)/FAD-dependent oxidoreductase produces MKLYDIVVVGAGPAGMMAAIRAGQLGKNVMLIEKNDTIGEKLKITGSSRCNITNTASLDTFMGKFGKKGAFFRSAFAALSNRRLMSFFEVKGLKFKIEESGRVFPVTDKSRSVIKVLKEYLSQSRVKINYNTRLVRIKKKKDYFSLDLGNDNYMATKKVILATGGISYPATGSTGDGFEVAQKVGHKVTPLRPGIVPLKVVETYVKELQGISIENARLTFKYGKRKLVSDTGNMIFTHFGISGPLVLDLSSQIVQILEKNETVDLFIDLKPEMTDQELQKKIMDEFEKRSKTEFKNLMKLFMPNRMIPIVAELLDIDPKKKVNQIKKGERNGVVNLLKAFPLTVTGSLSIEKAMVTCGGVSRKEIDPQTMESKVVNGIYFAGEIIDFCAPSGGYNLQEAFSTGYLAGEMAANSLDN; encoded by the coding sequence ATGAAACTTTATGATATAGTGGTAGTCGGTGCGGGACCTGCAGGGATGATGGCAGCGATAAGGGCTGGACAGCTTGGCAAAAATGTGATGTTAATAGAAAAAAACGATACTATAGGTGAAAAACTTAAAATAACAGGCAGCAGCAGGTGCAATATTACAAATACTGCATCGTTAGATACATTTATGGGAAAATTTGGTAAAAAAGGTGCTTTTTTCAGATCCGCTTTTGCTGCTCTTTCTAACAGGAGACTGATGTCATTTTTTGAGGTAAAGGGACTTAAATTTAAAATTGAAGAAAGTGGAAGAGTTTTTCCAGTTACAGACAAATCAAGGTCAGTTATAAAGGTTTTAAAGGAATACCTATCACAAAGTAGAGTTAAAATAAACTACAACACCCGACTTGTAAGAATTAAAAAGAAGAAAGATTATTTCAGTCTGGATCTTGGAAATGATAATTACATGGCTACAAAAAAGGTTATACTGGCTACTGGGGGTATTTCATATCCAGCAACAGGTTCTACGGGGGATGGATTTGAGGTTGCCCAGAAAGTCGGCCATAAAGTTACACCGCTCAGGCCGGGAATTGTACCTTTAAAAGTCGTTGAAACTTATGTCAAAGAACTGCAGGGGATATCCATTGAAAATGCACGGCTTACTTTTAAGTATGGGAAGAGAAAACTGGTTTCAGACACTGGAAACATGATTTTTACACACTTTGGAATATCAGGACCTTTAGTTTTAGATTTAAGCAGTCAGATAGTTCAAATTCTTGAGAAAAATGAAACAGTGGACCTTTTCATTGATCTTAAGCCTGAAATGACAGATCAGGAACTGCAGAAAAAAATAATGGATGAGTTTGAAAAGAGGAGCAAAACTGAGTTCAAAAACCTTATGAAACTTTTCATGCCCAACCGGATGATTCCAATAGTTGCAGAGTTATTAGATATAGATCCAAAGAAAAAAGTGAACCAGATTAAAAAAGGGGAACGAAATGGGGTTGTAAACTTGCTCAAGGCATTTCCTTTAACAGTAACAGGATCGCTCTCCATTGAAAAGGCTATGGTTACCTGTGGAGGAGTATCAAGAAAAGAAATCGATCCTCAGACAATGGAATCAAAAGTAGTAAATGGAATCTATTTTGCAGGAGAAATTATAGATTTCTGTGCCCCAAGTGGAGGATATAACTTACAGGAAGCCTTTTCAACAGGTTACCTTGCCGGTGAGATGGCTGCAAATAGTTTAGATAATTAA